A window of Cryptomeria japonica chromosome 3, Sugi_1.0, whole genome shotgun sequence contains these coding sequences:
- the LOC131076188 gene encoding cyclin-U2-1-like: MALDMREATDSDVCSAVSCSDLCRVESESSPWVLSVLASLLHRLVARHERLVISSGKNISRENLCVFSAMQVPAMSLHKYLERIFKYVRCSPSAFVVAYAYIDRLILNNPNFHLTSFNIHILTITTVMVATKFLDDEHYSNDYFAKVGGLTLREMNILEVDFLFMMRFRLQVTVSVFESYYSHFKREVSLGGGFQIERLLLSLPRNNECIKSCSQEESNKQRLAITCNYAEF, translated from the exons ATGGCATTAGATATGAGAGAAGCAACTGATTCAGATGTATGCTCAGCAGTCTCTTGCTCTGACTTATGCAGAGTTGAAAGCGAGTCAAGCCCTTGGGTTCTTTCAGTGCTTGCCTCCCTACTCCACAGACTTGTAGCCCGACATGAAAGGCTGGTGATTTCCTCTGgcaaaaacatttcaagggaaaatCTGTGTGTTTTCTCTGCAATGCAAGTTCCTGCGATGAGCTTACACAAGTACTTGGAAAGGATTTTCAAGTATGTCCGCTGCAGTCCTTCTGCATTTGTTGTGGCGTATGCTTATATTGATCGCCTAATTCTCAACAATCCCAACTTCCACTTAACCTCTTTCAACATTCACATTCTTACCATCACCACTGTCATGGTTGCTACCAAGTTTCTCGATGATGA GCATTACAGTAATGACTATTTTGCAAAAGTGGGAGGCTTAACACTGAGGGAGATGAACATTCTAGAAGTTGATTTTTTGTTCATGATGCGGTTCCGCTTGCAGGTGACAGTGAGCGTGTTTGAAAGCTATTACTCCCATTTTAAGCGAGAGGTTTCGTTGGGCGGAGGGTTTCAGATAGAGAGGCTTCTTCTCAGCTTACCTAGAAACAATGAATGTATTAAATCATGCAGTCAAGAAGAGAGCAACAAGCAGAGATTGGCCATCACCTGTAACTATGCAGAATTCTAG
- the LOC131076187 gene encoding cyclin-U2-1-like translates to MALDMREATGSDVCSAVSCSDLCSFESESSPWILSVLASLLHRLVARHERLVISSGKKITRENLCVFSAMQVPAISLQNYLERMLKYVRCSPSAFVVAYAYIDRLILSNPNFRLTTHNMHMLTLTSLMVATKFLDDEHYSNEYFAKVGGLTLREMNILEVEFLFMMRFRLQVTVSVFESYYSHFKREVELDGGFQIERLLLSLPRNNGSMKSCSQDESNKQRLGINYNYAGC, encoded by the exons ATGGCATTAGACATGAGAGAAGCAACTGGTTCAGATGTATGCTCAGCAGTCTCTTGCTCTGACTTATGCAGCTTTGAAAGCGAGTCAAGCCCTTGGATTCTTTCAGTGCTCGCCTCCCTACTCCACAGACTTGTAGCCCGACATGAAAGGCTGGTGATTTCTTCTGGGAAAAAGATTACAAGAGAAAATCTGTGTGTTTTCTCTGCAATGCAAGTTCCTGCCATAAGCTTACAAAACTACTTGGAAAGGATGTTGAAATATGTCCGCTGCAGTCCTTCCGCATTTGTTGTGGCATATGCTTATATTGATCGCCTAATTCTCAGCAATCCCAACTTCCGCTTAACCACTCACAACATGCATATGCTTACCCTTACCAGTCTCATGGTTGCTACCAAGTTTCTCGACGATGA GCATTACAGTAACGAGTATTTTGCAAAAGTGGGAGGCTTAACGCTAAGAGAAATGAACATTCTAGAAGTTGAATTTTTGTTCATGATGAGGTTCCGCTTGCAGGTAACGGTGAGCGTGTTTGAAAGTTATTACTCCCATTTTAAGCGAGAGGTTGAATTGGACGGAGGGTTTCAGATAGAGAGGCTTCTTCTCAGTTTACCTAGAAACAATGGATCAATGAAATCTTGCAGTCAAGATGAGAGCAACAAGCAGCGATTGGGCATCAATTATAACTATGCAGGATGCTAA